GTGCCGAGCGCGGCCGCTTCCTACGACGTCATCGAGCTGTCCAGGGAGATCAGGCGCGGCATGCTGGAATGGCAACGTGGCCAGATCGCGGAGCCGGTGGCGGATGCGGGGCAGGGCGCCGCGCCGTCCGACGTGGCCAGCACGGCAACGGCCAATATCGCAACGGCCAAGCCAGAGACCGCCAAGTCGGAAACCGCCAAGTCGGAAACGGTGAAGTCGGAAGCCGCCAAGACCGTTTCGCCGAGCGCGGTGCCATCCAGTGTCGCCACCGCCACCACGGCTGCGCCGCCGGCCGCCGATCAGAAGATCGGTGTCAACTGAGCAGGGGCGATGCCGGCGCATGAGCAGAAATGCGGGGCAGATCGAGCAGTCAATCTGCCCACGCAGTGCCGCGGCGTGAAGCGCCGCTTCGATCGGCTCGCAGCACTGGCGCTCCTCCTCGGCATCTCGGCATCAGGCGCGCATGGGCAGGCTCTGCCTGCTAGCCCCGATGCCGCAGCGCTGGAATCGGGTCAGGAGATTCGCGCCCAGCTCACACCGCGCCAATACACAACGCTATCGAGCGAGATGGCGGCGCGGATCGATCGCATTGCGACCCGGGTCGGTGAGCGGTTCAAGAAGGGCGATGTCCTGGTCGCTTTTGACTGTGCCGCGCAGAAGGCGCAACTCGCGCATGCCCAGGCGGTGTTGACCCAGGCCGAGAAGACCTTCGTCATCAACCAGCGGCTGATGCAGCTGAAGTCGACCGGCCAGCTCGAGCTTGATATCGCGGCCGCGGAAGTCGAGAAGGCCAAGGCCGATCGCTCCGCCGCCGAGGCCGCGGTGGCCAAGTGCACCATCATCGCACCCTTCGACGGCATCGCCGTGGACCAGAAGGCGCGCGAATTCCAGTACACCAATGCCGGCCAACCCCTGCTCGACATCCTCGACGACCACGGTCTCGAGGTCGAGCTGATCGCGCCGTCGCGCTGGCTCGCCTGGCTCAAGCCCGGCATGGCTTTCAAGGTCGAAATCCACGAGACCGATAAATCCTATGCCGCTCAGGTGACGAGGCTGAGCGGTCGGGTCGATCCGGTCAGCCAGACCATCAAGGTGATCGGCGAGATCACGCAGGCCGCGCCCGAGCTGATGGCCGGCATGAGCGGCCGTGCGGTGATCACGCCACCGAGCGGGCAGTGAGGCGAGCGCCAGCTAGCCCAACATCTCTCTGACCATCGGCACCACCTTGCGCCCGTAGAGCTCGATGCTCTTCATCAGCTTCCGGTGCGGCAGCGGGCCCGCCGAATATTTCAGCTGAAACCGCGCAATACGAAGCGCCTTGGCTGTCTTCGCGATCTTGCGCGCCACCGTCTCCGGTGAGCCGACATAGAGAGAGCCGTGCTCGGCTTCGTTGACGAACTCGTCGCGGCCCATCGGCGGCCAGCCGCGCTCGCGGCCGATCCGGTCGCGCATGACCTTGTAGTCGGGCCAGAGCTCTTCGCGCGCCTGCTCATCCGTTTCGGCGACATAGCCGGGCGAATGCACGCCGATCGGCTGCGCCGGGCGGCCGAATTCCTTGAAGGCACGGTGATAGAGATCGACGTAGGGCGCGAAGCGCTCCGGATCGCCGCCGATGATGGCGAGCATCAGGGGCAGGTCGTAATGTGCGGCGCGCACCACCGATTGCGGGCTGCCGCCGACGCCGATCCAGGTTTTGAGCTGGCCGTTCTCGACAGGTGGATAGACCAACTGCTCCTTCAGGGAGGGGCGCAGCTTGCCCTGCCACGTCACCGGTTTCTGCGACAGCAGCGCGGCGAACAGATCGAGCTTCTCCTCGAACAATTCTTCGTATTTGCGCAGGTCGAAGCCGAACAGCGGAAAGGATTCGGTGAAGGAGCCACGGCCGAGGATGACCTCGGCGCGTCCGCTCGAAAGTGCATCGAGCGTCGCAAAGCGCTGGAACACGCGGATGGGATCGTCCGAAGACAGCACCGTCACGGCTGAGCCAAGGTGGATGCGCTTGGTGCGCGAGGCGATCGCGGCGAGGACCGTTTCGGGCGATGAGATCGCGAAATCGGCGCGATGGTGCTCGCCCAGGCCGATGAAGTCGAGGCCAAGCTCGTCGGCCAGCACCGCCTCGTCGACGACGTTGCGGATCACCTGCGCATGGGGACGCATGGCGCCAGAAGCGTCCTTTGTGACGTCGCCAAAGGTATCCAGTCCGAATTCGAGCGGTGCGGTCATCGATCAGGTCTCTGTGGGAGGATCGACCAGATTTAATGGACGGCTGCCAAGCGACAAGGCGGCTTTCGGAAATGCTCGGTTTCCGTTTGGTAGGCCTACCGCCACATCCCCCGCATCCGCGCGCCGATGTCGATCTTCGGCCCCTGTGCCGCGGTGCGCGCTGCGCCGGCAGCCACCTTCGGCCAGGCGGTGCGCTCGAACAGATAGACGAGTTGCTCCGGAATGAAGCGGGTGCGTGAGGCATAGACGTGGCGGTCGCCTTTCGCAGCCTGGCCGTGCACGAAGAAACGCTGCGGCACGACGAGGTGCAGATCGTCCTTGGCGCGCGTCATCGCGACATAGAGCAGGCGGCGCTCCTCCTCCAGCTCGGCGCTGGTGCCGGCGCCGAGATCGGAGGGCATGCAGCCGTCGACGACGTTGAGCACGAACACCGACTTCCACTCCTGGCCCTTCGCCGAGTGGATCGTGGAGAGGATCAGATAGTCCTCGTCGCGGAGCGGAGGTCCGGACTTGTCGCTGGTCGCGTCAGGCGGATCGAGCGTGAGCTCGGTCAGGAACTTTTCGCGCGAGGAATAGCCGCTCGCGATCTGCTCGAGCTGCATCAGATCGGCGCGCCGCGTCTCGGAATCCTCGTGGATGCGATCGAGATGCGGCTCATACCACAGCCGCACGCGCTCGAGATCCGCAGGCCATTCCGAATAGCGCAAATTCTCGACCGTGCGGGCGAAGCTGGTCCAGTCATCGCCCGTGCGCGCCGGCACCGGGAGATGTGCGAGCGTGTGCAGCGGGTCCATACTCTCGGCCATCTGGTCGAGCACGCGCTGCGCGGTGGCGGGACCGACGCCCGGCAACAGATGAAGGATGCGGAAACCCGCGACACGATCGCGCGGATTTTCGGCAAAGCGCAACAGCGCTAGCACGTCCTTGACGTGTGCGGCGTCGAGGAATTTGAGTCCGCCGAACTTGACGAAGGGAATGTTGCGGCGAGTGAGCTCGATCTCCAGCGGACCGGAATGCGAAGATGTCCGGAACAGCACCGCCTGGTGCTTGAGCAGCGCGCCTTGCTCGCGATTGGCCAGCACCTGCTCGACGATATAGCGCGCCTGGTCGGCCTCGTCATGGACGGTGACGAGCTGCGGCTTTTGCGTGGAGTTGCGGTCGGTCCAGAGATTCTTGGTGAAGCGCTCGCGTGCGAGGCCGATGACGCCGTTGGCCGCCGCCAGCACCGGTTGCGTCGAGCGGTAGTTGCGGTCGAGCGTGATCGTCTCGGCGCGGGGCGAGAAACTCTGCGGAAAGTCCAGGATGTTGCGCACGGTCGCAGCGCGGAAGGAGTAGATCGACTGCGCATCGTCGCCGACCACGGTGAGCCCGCGGCCGTCGGGCTTCAGGGCCAGCAGGATCGAGGATTGCAGGCGGTTGGTGTCCTGATATTCGTCGACCAGCACATGATCGAAGCGGCCGCCGATCTCCTCGGCGATCAGCGCATCGCTCATCATCTGCGACCAATAGAGCAGGAGATCGTCGTAATCGAGCACGTGCTGGGCTTGCTTGGCCTCGACGTAAGCCGCGAACAGCCCTTTCAGCTCGGCGGCCCAGCCCGTGCACCAGGGATAGTGCTGGCCGAGCACTTTCTCGATTTCCATCTCGGCATTGACGCAGCGCGAGTAGATTGACAGGCACGTGCCCTTGGCCGGAAAGCGGCTCTCGGTCTTCGACAATCCACGCTCGTGCCGGACCAGATTCATCAGGTCGGCGGAATCCTCGCGGTCGTGGATGGTGAAGGCGGGATCGACGCCGATCCGCTCGGCATATTCGCGCAGGAGACGCGCGCCGATGCCATGGAAAGTGCCGGCCCAGGTCAGCGCATCGCGCATGATCGCGGCATTGTTCTCGCCGAGCACTTTGCGGGCGATGCGCTCGACACGTCCGGCCATCTCGGCCGCGGCGCGGCGGGAGAAGGTCATCAGCAGGATGCGACGCGGGTCGGCGCCGGCGACGATCAAATGCGCGACACGATGGGCGAGCGTGTTCGTCTTGCCGGAACCGGCGCCGGCAATGACGAGCAGGGGCGCCCCCACGGTCGCGCCATCGGCCACGCCATGCTCTACGGCGCGGCGTTGCTCCGCATTGAGCGTGTCCAGATATGACGTCACGAATCGCCCCGGTGAAGCCGCCAGAATCAACGATCCCCCGCCGAATCGCAATGCGGCTGGACGCGGGGGCGCTGAGGATTTAGGGGAGAGGACAGCGCAGGTTCCAGTCCGGACGGATTGCAGACATGACCGATCCCACGCCCGACCTTTTCGAGATGCGCCGGCTGGAATCGCTGAGCAACACCATTTTTGGTGTCGCGATGACCCTGCTTGCCAATGATCTGCCCAAGGCCGGCGAGTTCAAGGCGATGCCGACTTGGAGCGATCTTGCCCAGCTTTATTCCGGACGCCTGACCGGATTGATCCTGAGCTTCATCATCGCGGGCGTGTTCTGGATCAGCCATCACCGCCGGCTTGCCCGCCAGCCGGAGGCTGGCCGCCATATCGTGCTGCTCAACCTCGTGTTCCTGCTGTCGATCGTGCTGCTGCCGGTGACCAACGGCCTTTACGGCAATTACGGCGCGAGCAGCGCCGTGGCCGTGCTGTTTGGCCTGCATCTCACGGTCATTGCCGGCCTCAATGCTGCGCTGTGGTGGCTCGTGATGCACGGCTTCCGCCACCAGCTGATTGCAGCCCTGTTTCCGCTGGCCGTATTTCTGCCGGGCACCATCGTGGCCGCGTTTGCTCCGCAATACGCGTCCTACTTCTGGTTCCTGGCTTTTGGCGGGCTGCTGATCCGCCGCCGCATGGATAGAGCGGCGGCCGGCAAGACCTGACGGCGCGGCCGTCCGTCATCCCTTTGACTTTGCCGCGCCGAACCCATCGGCCGGCACGTAGAGCTTGACCGGCCGGATCTCGTAGACCGCACTCGGATTGACCTCACGCAGCTTCCGCGCCGCCGCGATCGCCTCTTCATCCGTGTCGTAGTTGACGAGGTGGAAGCCGAGAAGCTGCTCCTTGGTCTCGGCAAACGGGCCGTCGAGCACGATGCCGGCGCCGGGGCCGCGCAAGGTGCGGGCCTTTTTGGTGTCATCCAGACGGGCGGCCGGCCCGAGATGTCCGCTGGCCCTCAACGGCGCCTGGACTTCGATGACCTTGGCCACGACAGCAGCGTCCTCCTGCGGCGTCCATTCCAGAAGCTCGTCTTCCACGTGATAGGCCAGGATCGCGTAAAGCATTGTTACCTCGCTTGTTTTTGGGCGGCGCCGCCGGCAAAATATCACCGCCGCCGATACTGACAATGGTGACGCGCCAAATATTGCGTCTCGGCGATGCCGGCGAAATCATCCTGAAACCCGATTGCGGCCTGGCGGCGTGAACGCCGGCCGAAGGCCGGGCGACTGATGGCCACCAAGAGCCATCAAGGACTATCGGAGGCGGCCATGTCGACCATCAAGATCATCTGCGACGCGCGGCGGGCAGGGACGTCCGAGCCGGCTGATCTGCATGATCGGGCAGGCCATCATCGCTACTACGGCAGCTCGGTCGAGAACGGCGGCGAGCGCATCGTCGAGAGCCGCCGCGGCAAGCGGCCATCAGTGCTCGCCATCTTCGGATTCTGAATCGCGCCTCGAGCCGGCATCGTCAGGGCGTACTCAGGACCTGCTTGACGAGCGCCTCGCGCAGCGCCGCCAGTTCGCCGCTCGCCTCCATCTGCGCAATCACCTGTCCAACCTTCGGCACGAGGTCGCGGTGGCGTTCGTGCAAGTAATGGAAGATGCGGATGCGCTCGAGCGGCGGCGACAGTGGATAGATCCTGGCTTGCAGATTGAGCTTGCGGACCGCGACCAGCCCGCTGAAGAGGTCGGTGACGATCACGTCGAAACGATCGGCATCGAGCATCATGATCATGTTCTCGATGCCGGCGGTTGCCGTGACGTGGTCCATGCCGCGCGTGCCGGCTTCCGACGAGCCGACGCCACGGACGATGCCGATGCGCAAGTCCCGGATCGAATTCCAACCGTCCACGACGAAATGAAGCCTGGTCGTGAACACGGCCGGCTCGATGTAGTTGATCGCGGGCGTCACCTGCAGCAGGGTGGGGTATTCGCTCGACAGCGTTCCGATGCGCTGGATTTCGCCGTCGACTTCGCCGCCGCTCGACAGCGTGAGCGCCCGCTTGCCGGGGACGTCTACGAATTCGAGCTTGATGTTCAGCTTGGCGTAGACGGCGCGAAGCATTTCGCCGCCGACATATTGATCGGGGATGTCGGCGATCCGGGCCAGCCGGATCACCGACTGCGCGTGGGATGAGCCGGCTGCAAGCAGCGACAGGCAGACGACGATGATCCGCCACATGAGCGCCTCTCGGCCGTTCCTTGCTACCATTGAGTTCTGATACGAGCGCGATCTACCGCAGATGGCGGTTGCGCGGAGCCACAACGCACCGTTCGCCCGCCATGCGCGCGAATCCCTGATATCACCAATGTCATTTTAGCACGCGAAGTGGTAGTTTGCGCAAAGATCCTGCTGCTGGGCGCAAGATATGACCCCGCCGACCTCAGATCGCCCATGGGCCGACAGGATTGCTGCGCGCATCGCGTGCTGAGCGAGAATCAAAATCATCGAATCGCGTGCGGCTGCGACCGGCAGACCGAAGAGGAGTGTCGCCATTTTCCGGGACGGGGTGCATGGGCAACGCAGGTGACGAGAGTTCCGATCGCAGCCGCGCTGTTGCGCCAGCGGCAGCGAAGCCGGATTTGAGCGGCATCGGAGCTGGGTTCACGTCCCCGATGCTCGCGACCTTGTCGTCGCGGGTATTCAACTGGTCGCGCAGCGGTATCGGGCCACGCCTGCTTGCCGCCGTGCTGCTGTTCTCATCGCTGGTGACGTTGACCCTGACTGCGCTGCAGCTCTACCTGGACTACGACCGCGAGGTCGGCATGATCCAGACAAGGCTCGAGGAGGTCGGTCGCAGCACCACGGGCAGCCTCGGCGAGAGCCTGTGGAGTCTCGACCAGAACCAGCTCAAGCTTCAGCTCGAAGGAATCCTGCGGCTGCCCGGCATGCGCGCCGCCGAGGTCCACGAGATCGCCGATCGTCCCAAGCCTATCAGTGTCGCCGTCGGCGAACGAGGTGGCCGCTCGGTCGTAACGCGCGACTATCCCCTGACTTACACGATTCAAGGGACCGCGCGTCCTATCGGCGTGCTGCATGTCGAGGCGACGCTCAGTGACGTCTATCGGCAATTGCTGAACCGCGCCCTTGTCATCCTGGCAAGCCAGGCGGCAAAGACGTTCCTCGTCTCATTGTTCATCATCTACATGTTCCACTTTCTGGTGACGCGTCACCTGGTCGCCATCGCCGAGTTCGTCAGCAAATTCAATCTGGCGCGGCCGCCTCCGCCATTGCATCTGGAGCGCCGGCCGCCTTCTGATCCCGACGAGCTCGACAGGGTGATCGACGCGTTCGACGCCATGCGCGCCAACCTCGAGCGTGCCTATGGCGAGCTGCGCGAGGCCAATGCGAATCTCGATCGTGATCTGAAGATCCGCCGGCGCGCCGAAGAGGATGCGCGCGCGAGCGAGCAGCGCTTTCGCGACTATGCCGAGACCGCCTCCGACTGGTTCTGGGAAACCGGACCGGATCACGTCTTCACCTACATCTCGGAACGGGCCGATGCCTTTGGAATGGATCGCGAGGCCCTGATCGGCAAGCGACGTCCGGATGCCGCCTTCGATCAAAACGCCGAAGTCGAGAAATGGCGCGACCACATCGCAACGCTGGATCGCCACGAGCCGTTCCGCAAGTTCGAGTATCGCGGCCGCGATGGAGCCGGCCGTCTGCATTATTTCAGCGTCAACGGCCAGCCGGTGTTTGGCGATGACGGACATTTCATGGGCTATCGCGGCTCTTCCACCGATCTCACCGCGCAGCATGAGACCGAGGAGCGGCTTCGCCAATCCCAGAAGATGGATGCGATCGGTCAGCTCACTGGCGGCGTCGCGCACGACTTCAACAACGTGCTGACCGTCATCACCGGGACCATCGAGATCATCCAGGAGGGGCTCGCGGACAAGCCCGAGCTCGCCGCGATTGCCCAGCTCATCGACGACGCGTCCTCGCGTGGGGCCGAGATCACCTCGCAGCTGCTGACCTTCGCCCGGCGCCAGCCGCTGGAGCCGCGCGAGGTCGATGTCAACGCGCTCGTCGCCGAGACGGCGAAGCTGTTGCGGCCGATCCTCGGCGAGCATGTCGAGATCGTGACGCATCTCGGTGACGATGCGTGGCCGGCCATGGCCGATCCGTCGCAGCTTTCGTCGGCGATCGTCAATCTCGCCGTCAACGCACGCGATGCGATGCCGGGCGGCGGCCGGCTCACGCTCGAGACCGCAAACCGGGAATTCAACGGCACCGACAATGCTGACGGCGAAGCCGGCTCTTACGTCATGATCGCGGTGGCCGACACCGGTCACGGCATTCCCGCCGAGATTCGCGACCGCGTGTTCGAGCCGTTCTTCACCACCAAGGGGGTCGGTCGCGGCACCGGACTTGGGCTGAGCATGGTCTATGGCTTCATCAAGCAGACCGGTGGCACTGTTGCGATCGAGAGCGAGGAGGGGCGCGGCACGGTGATGAAGCTGTTCCTGCCGCGATCGGCGGGCGATGCGACGGCGAAGACGGCACCGGCGCCGCCGCCGGCGCTGACGCGTGGACACGAGACCATCCTCGTGGTCGAGGATGATCCGCTGGTGCAAGGCTACGTCATCGCCCAGCTCGGCAGCCTCGGCTATCGCACGCTGACGGCCAGCGATGGTGCAACCGCGCTGGCGTTGGTCGACCGGGGGGCGAGCTTCGATCTTCTGTTTACGGACATCATCATGCCCGGCGGCATGAACGGGCGGGAATTGGCAGATGCCGTTCGGCTCCGACGGCCGGACGTGCGGGTGCTCTACACCTCCGGCTATACCGACAACGCGATCGTTCACGAGGGGCAGCTCGATGCCGGCGTGGCGCTGCTCCGCAAGCCGTACCGGAAGGCTGAGCTGTCGCGGAAGATCCGAGAGGCGCTCGGGGGCGGGGGGCGCTCCGAGTGATGGGCGCGATGTCTGGGAAAAGAGTCTGACCAAAGAAAAGGCGCGGCGGGGAAGCCCCGTCGCGCCCGATTTCTTGCTCGCTGGTCCAGGGCTGAGAGCGTCCCGATGCCAAGCCCAATCTAGAACTTAGCGGGCGATCCCAGCGAGGTGACAGCGCTTGGTAAAAGACACTGGATCACCTCCTTTCGTTGATTGCGGAAGACTTCAATATAGGGCGGAAGGCCGTAGCTGTTAAGGGGGCCGCGGAGGTGCGGAACCGACCCCTGTGCGCAAGGGCGGAAAGCCGGCGAAAGCGGCCCCCGGGGCAGTTGAGACCGCCGCCCGGCCGTGTTAGGGAGCCCCTGTCGCGGGTGTAGCTCAATGGTAGAGCAGCAGCCTTCCAAGCTGAATACGAGGGTTCGATTCCCTTCACCCGCTCCAGCCTTTTCAGAGGCTTGGCGAGCCGGCAAAGATCGTCACGAGACCGATCGTCAGGAGCCTTGCCGGCAACAGCCTGATCCGGACGCCGGCAGGTCGGGCCGTCAGCAAGGTCCATTGTCCGCTCCCGGCTCGAGGCTCGGAATTGCGCGGGGCAGTGCTTCGCCAGGGGCTTGCTACTCCGGCGTTGTCCGATTGGTGCGCGCGGGTTCGTCATAGCCCTTGCGACGACTATAGAACATCAGCGCGATCAGGCCGCAGCCGGTGACCAGCATCAGGATCGTGGCCAATGCGAATAGAATGTTGCCGTAAAGCGGCATTGATGGCGCGTTTTTCCAGACTGATACGCCGAACCAAATTGCCGCAATGAGAAGACCTGCCAGTATGATGACAAGTCGCCGTTGGTTCGTGTTTCGCAACGTTGTCCTCCATCACCAAGGGCTGCAGTCTGCGTCACAAACCTGCCGCAGATGGATCGCGCGAGTTGAGAGACGTGTTCCTAGCGCCACCTCCATCCGCAATGACGACGACCGCGATGCCACCAGCAAACCCAGCGGCGCCTGCGCGGCCGCGGGGGCGGGCGACCCCAGCCGGGACCGGGTCCCCAACCAGGCCCGGGACCGGGTCCCCACTGCGCCGGCGTGATCAGGTCCGACGGCTTGCGGGCTTCGCTGAGGTCGCGGGCAAGATCCGGGGCGATCGGCATCGCCTCCGCCACCTCGATGAAACGAACCCCTATGGCGCCGATCGCCACGGCGGCAACGGCATTCTGGGCGAGGCCAAGGAAAGCCCGACGGCTGGGAGTGTTCATCGTCTTCTCCTCGTTCGTTACGCAGTTTGCCACGCCGCTCTCCCGATCCGCGCGACGATCGGCACGAGGGTAGCTCCGAACCCACAAATTCGGCATCCGACGAAACCCTGAGCGGCGGTGCGGGAATATTCGCATGGACCTGGCTGGCGTCGATCGATGGCGCGCGATCACGGGCGGCTATCGCCTCCCGCGCGGACCCAGCCGCAAATTGGTCACGCCTGCAGCGAGGTTGATTCCGATCGCTCGCTCGATCGACAGCGGCTGCAACATGATGCTCCGGCGCGAGCCGCCAATCAGGACGTTGGCGCCGAGGCTCGGGCCGAGTGCGATATTGCCGCTGGCTCCGACATAGCTGCCTCGCAAGGTAGCGGGGCCGATCCGCGAATTCCTGGCGAAGACCGCCCAGGACAAGGTGCCTGCCGAGGTCACACCAAGGTCAAGACCGACGCGCCTGATGAATCCCTCATAGACGTATTGGCGCGGCGGTCTTCCGGAGTAGAACACGCAGCGCAGCGATTGCGCCGATCCGAGCACGAGCCCCACGCGCGGCGTGCTGAAGCACAAAAGTCTGCCGACCCGGAATGCGTCGGCGCGAGCGGGAGAGGCGGCGCAAACCAAGGCGAAGGCGCCGATGGACATGTATCGTATCATTCGCATTCAAGCCTCCATCTCGCTGTTCATGGGCGAAGTCGCGGGCTGGCGGTCGCGGCGAAGCCAGAACGTGATGCCGAGGCCGATCAGCAGGACCGCGCCGAGCAGGAAGAAGAAGACCGACTGCTTCAGCCACGATATCGCCGGGACGGCCACGCCCATGGCGAGGCCGAGGAAAGAGATTTGCAGCGACAGAAGGCTGACGCCCGCGAGGAACGTGCCGAGGGCGAGCAACGTCAGCAGGACAAGGCCGGTTGCCGGTGTAGGAAGCAACTGCTGGACACCCGACGCCAGCATAATGTTCATTGTGACGAGCACGGCAATCCAGTGCAGCGCCTGGGTCCAGATCAATCGGAGCCGGGTGTCCCTGCCTTGGGTTTCCGGCCATTTCGTCATGATGCAGACGACGCAGATCGCAAGTGCCAGGAATTCCCAGTAGCCGACGAGAGGCTGGTGGGAGACGTTGGTATAGGCAACGCCCGCAATGGCGAGCACCAGCGCTACGACATAAGGAAGCTGCTGCCACAGGAAACGACCCGTGACGGATTGAGGCAACGGCGGCTCCGTACCGGCGTTTCGGTGCACATCGATCTCGGTCATGGGCTGTCCACTCACGATCTGCCGCTGTTGGAGGTTTGCCTGGAGCCGTCGCCAAGGTAATCCTCGACGTAGAATCGGATGATTGCGACGCGGCCGATTGCGACCAGCGGCATGGCCAGCGCGATGCCCAGAACACCGAACAGCGCCCCCAGCAGGACGATCGCGACCAATGTCCAGGCAGGAGGAATTTCGACCGCCTGACGCTGGATCAGTGGGCCGATCACATAGCCTTCCACGGACTGGATGATGGTGTAGATGGCGACAGCCCAGATCAATAGCGAGCTGCCGAGCGGCATCGCGACGAGTGCGATCGGAATGGCGGCCACGATGGGGCCGAGATAGGGAATGAAATTCGACAGGCCCGCCTGCAGTCCGAGCACGAAAGGTCCAGGCAGCCCGATGAGATAGAGTGCGACCCAGACCCACAGCGTCATGAGGATGATGCGGATGAGCTGTCCGACAAACCACAGCCGCATGACGTTGCCCATCTCGTCCATCACGGCCCTTGTCCGCGCGCGGTAGGACTGCTCCACCAGCATGACCAGGCTCTCGCGATGGCTGATCGGATCGAAGGCAAAGAGGACCCCGAGGAACAGGACCACCAGAGCGCCAGTCAAAAGGCTCGACGCTCCGCCGAGCAGGAATTGAGCATGGCTGAGAAGACGGCCCTGGTCCGAGAGCAGCCATTGCGCGAAGTCGCGGCCCCATTCCGGGCCGAGCAGGTCGACGCCGTAGGACAGCAGATGCTGCTGCAGGATGTCGAGCTGGCCGTCCATCACCTTCAGCAGAAGGCGCGTCTGCTCCGGCAGCTTGCCCGC
This genomic interval from Bradyrhizobium guangzhouense contains the following:
- a CDS encoding efflux RND transporter periplasmic adaptor subunit, yielding MKRRFDRLAALALLLGISASGAHGQALPASPDAAALESGQEIRAQLTPRQYTTLSSEMAARIDRIATRVGERFKKGDVLVAFDCAAQKAQLAHAQAVLTQAEKTFVINQRLMQLKSTGQLELDIAAAEVEKAKADRSAAEAAVAKCTIIAPFDGIAVDQKAREFQYTNAGQPLLDILDDHGLEVELIAPSRWLAWLKPGMAFKVEIHETDKSYAAQVTRLSGRVDPVSQTIKVIGEITQAAPELMAGMSGRAVITPPSGQ
- a CDS encoding LLM class flavin-dependent oxidoreductase, with product MTAPLEFGLDTFGDVTKDASGAMRPHAQVIRNVVDEAVLADELGLDFIGLGEHHRADFAISSPETVLAAIASRTKRIHLGSAVTVLSSDDPIRVFQRFATLDALSSGRAEVILGRGSFTESFPLFGFDLRKYEELFEEKLDLFAALLSQKPVTWQGKLRPSLKEQLVYPPVENGQLKTWIGVGGSPQSVVRAAHYDLPLMLAIIGGDPERFAPYVDLYHRAFKEFGRPAQPIGVHSPGYVAETDEQAREELWPDYKVMRDRIGRERGWPPMGRDEFVNEAEHGSLYVGSPETVARKIAKTAKALRIARFQLKYSAGPLPHRKLMKSIELYGRKVVPMVREMLG
- a CDS encoding ATP-dependent helicase; the encoded protein is MTSYLDTLNAEQRRAVEHGVADGATVGAPLLVIAGAGSGKTNTLAHRVAHLIVAGADPRRILLMTFSRRAAAEMAGRVERIARKVLGENNAAIMRDALTWAGTFHGIGARLLREYAERIGVDPAFTIHDREDSADLMNLVRHERGLSKTESRFPAKGTCLSIYSRCVNAEMEIEKVLGQHYPWCTGWAAELKGLFAAYVEAKQAQHVLDYDDLLLYWSQMMSDALIAEEIGGRFDHVLVDEYQDTNRLQSSILLALKPDGRGLTVVGDDAQSIYSFRAATVRNILDFPQSFSPRAETITLDRNYRSTQPVLAAANGVIGLARERFTKNLWTDRNSTQKPQLVTVHDEADQARYIVEQVLANREQGALLKHQAVLFRTSSHSGPLEIELTRRNIPFVKFGGLKFLDAAHVKDVLALLRFAENPRDRVAGFRILHLLPGVGPATAQRVLDQMAESMDPLHTLAHLPVPARTGDDWTSFARTVENLRYSEWPADLERVRLWYEPHLDRIHEDSETRRADLMQLEQIASGYSSREKFLTELTLDPPDATSDKSGPPLRDEDYLILSTIHSAKGQEWKSVFVLNVVDGCMPSDLGAGTSAELEEERRLLYVAMTRAKDDLHLVVPQRFFVHGQAAKGDRHVYASRTRFIPEQLVYLFERTAWPKVAAGAARTAAQGPKIDIGARMRGMWR
- a CDS encoding TMEM175 family protein codes for the protein MTDPTPDLFEMRRLESLSNTIFGVAMTLLANDLPKAGEFKAMPTWSDLAQLYSGRLTGLILSFIIAGVFWISHHRRLARQPEAGRHIVLLNLVFLLSIVLLPVTNGLYGNYGASSAVAVLFGLHLTVIAGLNAALWWLVMHGFRHQLIAALFPLAVFLPGTIVAAFAPQYASYFWFLAFGGLLIRRRMDRAAAGKT
- a CDS encoding YciI family protein, which translates into the protein MLYAILAYHVEDELLEWTPQEDAAVVAKVIEVQAPLRASGHLGPAARLDDTKKARTLRGPGAGIVLDGPFAETKEQLLGFHLVNYDTDEEAIAAARKLREVNPSAVYEIRPVKLYVPADGFGAAKSKG
- a CDS encoding substrate-binding periplasmic protein, translating into MWRIIVVCLSLLAAGSSHAQSVIRLARIADIPDQYVGGEMLRAVYAKLNIKLEFVDVPGKRALTLSSGGEVDGEIQRIGTLSSEYPTLLQVTPAINYIEPAVFTTRLHFVVDGWNSIRDLRIGIVRGVGSSEAGTRGMDHVTATAGIENMIMMLDADRFDVIVTDLFSGLVAVRKLNLQARIYPLSPPLERIRIFHYLHERHRDLVPKVGQVIAQMEASGELAALREALVKQVLSTP
- a CDS encoding ATP-binding protein, which gives rise to MGNAGDESSDRSRAVAPAAAKPDLSGIGAGFTSPMLATLSSRVFNWSRSGIGPRLLAAVLLFSSLVTLTLTALQLYLDYDREVGMIQTRLEEVGRSTTGSLGESLWSLDQNQLKLQLEGILRLPGMRAAEVHEIADRPKPISVAVGERGGRSVVTRDYPLTYTIQGTARPIGVLHVEATLSDVYRQLLNRALVILASQAAKTFLVSLFIIYMFHFLVTRHLVAIAEFVSKFNLARPPPPLHLERRPPSDPDELDRVIDAFDAMRANLERAYGELREANANLDRDLKIRRRAEEDARASEQRFRDYAETASDWFWETGPDHVFTYISERADAFGMDREALIGKRRPDAAFDQNAEVEKWRDHIATLDRHEPFRKFEYRGRDGAGRLHYFSVNGQPVFGDDGHFMGYRGSSTDLTAQHETEERLRQSQKMDAIGQLTGGVAHDFNNVLTVITGTIEIIQEGLADKPELAAIAQLIDDASSRGAEITSQLLTFARRQPLEPREVDVNALVAETAKLLRPILGEHVEIVTHLGDDAWPAMADPSQLSSAIVNLAVNARDAMPGGGRLTLETANREFNGTDNADGEAGSYVMIAVADTGHGIPAEIRDRVFEPFFTTKGVGRGTGLGLSMVYGFIKQTGGTVAIESEEGRGTVMKLFLPRSAGDATAKTAPAPPPALTRGHETILVVEDDPLVQGYVIAQLGSLGYRTLTASDGATALALVDRGASFDLLFTDIIMPGGMNGRELADAVRLRRPDVRVLYTSGYTDNAIVHEGQLDAGVALLRKPYRKAELSRKIREALGGGGRSE
- a CDS encoding twin-arginine translocation signal domain-containing protein, translated to MNTPSRRAFLGLAQNAVAAVAIGAIGVRFIEVAEAMPIAPDLARDLSEARKPSDLITPAQWGPGPGPGWGPGPGWGRPPPRPRRRRWVCWWHRGRRHCGWRWR